A stretch of Castanea sativa cultivar Marrone di Chiusa Pesio chromosome 2, ASM4071231v1 DNA encodes these proteins:
- the LOC142623658 gene encoding F-box protein At5g49610, with the protein MNSVKDGFFPDEVIFQILARLPVKSLFRTKTVCKLWFRLSSDKYFIQLYNEVSVRNPMVLVEVSEVSESKSSLICVDNLRGVSEISLDFLNDRVKIRASCNGLLCCSSIPDKGVYYVCNPMTREFRLLPKSRERPVTRFYPDGEASLVGLACNLWTQKFNVVLAGYHRSFGHRSDGTFICFVFDSESNKWRKFMSIQDYHFTHMNRNQVVFVNGSLHWLTGSSCILVLDLDCDIWRKMSLPDKLGHGSGNRIYMLELDSCLSLIEISDSWMNIWVLKDYVREEWDLADRVSLRCIRGLVPGIFPISQTSEYVFLATHKQVLVYQRKNRVWKEMYSVKNGSTLPLWFSAHAFRSTILSCH; encoded by the coding sequence ATGAATTCGGTAAAAGATGGGTTTTTCCCGGACGAAGTTATTTTTCAAATCCTTGCAAGACTGCCTGTGAAGTCTCTATTCAGAACCAAAACTGTGTGTAAACTTTGGTTCAGATTGTCCTCTGACAAGTACTTCATTCAGCTCTATAATGAAGTGTCTGTTAGGAACCCAATGGTACTGGTTGAGGTTTCTGAGGTATCAGAATCGAAATCTAGTTTGATCTGTGTTGATAATTTGAGGGGTGTGTCTGAAATTTCGTTAGATTTCTTGAATGATAGGGTTAAGATTAGAGCCTCTTGTAATGGATTGTTGTGTTGCTCTAGCATCCCTGATAAGGGTGTGTACTATGTATGCAATCCTATGACTAGGGAGTTTAGGTTGCTTCCAAAGAGTAGAGAGAGGCCTGTGACAAGGTTTTACCCTGATGGTGAGGCCTCACTGGTTGGTTTGGCATGCAATTTGTGGACTCAGAAGTTTAATGTTGTGTTAGCGGGTTATCATCGATCTTTTGGTCATAGGTCGGATGGaacttttatatgttttgtgttTGATTCGGAGTCGAATAAATGGAGAAAGTTTATGTCTATTCAAGATTATCATTTTACGCATATGAATAGAAATCAGGTTGTATTTGTCAATGGCTCATTGCATTGGTTGACGGGTAGTTCATGTATTCTTGTGCTTGATTTGGATTGTGACATATGGAGGAAGATGTCATTGCCTGACAAATTGGGCCATGGTTCTGGGAATAGGATTTATATGTTGGAATTGGATAGTTGCTTGTCCTTGATTGAGATATCAGATTCGTGGATGAATATATGGGTTTTGAAAGATTATGTGAGAGAAGAATGGGATTTGGCTGATAGGGTGAGTCTTAGATGTATAAGAGGACTTGTGCCGGGGATTTTCCCAATAAGTCAGACAAGTGAATATGTTTTTCTAGCAACTCATAAGCAGGTATTGGTGTATCAGCGAAAGAATCGAGTGTGGAAAGAAATGTACTCTGTGAAGAATGGCAGTACACTCCCATTGTGGTTCTCGGCACATGCATTTAGGAGCACAATATTATCTTGTCATTAA